tatatatatatatatatatatatatttatataatattatatattttctttcttgttaattattataaacctataaatatatatatatatatatatatatatatatattttattttattttattttgtttctttttctttctaaaatggaagaaaatgatgaaaagaaaaagagcaataataatgaagataatataataaaaacaaaatacattgatatttattttgataatgatgaagaaataaatattccCATAAATAGAGGGAAGAAAAAAAGTTCCGAAGAAGATgtaaaagaatatataaacagaatgaatgatgataaaaagaatatgtTGATAATTAAcgattttaaaaataaaaaaattatagatggaaaaaataaaattaagGAACCTTATATGATACaagagaaaaataataattccTATGATGAGACCAAAAAGgatatgaatatttatattaatgaacaaaaaaacatatataacaaaatacattataaaaaaaagaataataatattgaaaataataacgAAACTAatgatacatatattaataaagataaCAAGGAATATGAAATCCCGATACATAGAAATAAAAGTCGTAATAAGATTAACAAAAATGTAACTGATCATTTTTATGGACATAAGCAATATGATAATGAACATAGGGAATATGGTGATGATGattttaacaaaaaaatgcatatattagatatatttaaatatcATGACTTTCCTATGAATATGtttggaaaaaaaaaaaataaatccAAAACgagagaaaaaaaatttgtaGTTGAGTTTGTGGATACATATAATGATgattatgtaaaaaaaaatttaaacaATAATCTTATTTTTGAATCTATAGGAGTATGTAAAGGTATATCCTTTctacatataaataagaatattaatattagCTGTATAGGCTCACAAGATAATAATgcattttatttttataaaatgataccatttgaaaaattatatacaaaagaTACTATGGATAAAATTCTAAgcaaaaaatataatggTGCTGTTATCGATGAGGGGGCACAAACAAATGTTTTCAGAAATAAAAACAAGACAGGAATGaatacaaatgaaaataataataaaaatatcagtaataataatatatatgatgatcataataatatctataattttttttctaaaaattataatagtcttaaaaattatttttttaaaaagagaaaaaaagagaaaaaaacattatataatgatttatatttaacTCCCTATGAAAAGAATTTAAAATCAAGTTTATGTATAGGTAct
This is a stretch of genomic DNA from Plasmodium reichenowi strain SY57 chromosome 14, whole genome shotgun sequence. It encodes these proteins:
- a CDS encoding hypothetical protein (conserved Plasmodium protein, unknown function); the protein is MEENDEKKKSNNNEDNIIKTKYIDIYFDNDEEINIPINRGKKKSSEEDVKEYINRMNDDKKNMLIINDFKNKKIIDGKNKIKEPYMIQEKNNNSYDETKKDMNIYINEQKNIYNKIHYKKKNNNIENNNETNDTYINKDNKEYEIPIHRNKSRNKINKNVTDHFYGHKQYDNEHREYGDDDFNKKMHILDIFKYHDFPMNMFGKKKNKSKTREKKFVVEFVDTYNDDYVKKNLNNNLIFESIGVCKGISFLHINKNINISCIGSQDNNAFYFYKMIPFEKLYTKDTMDKILSKKYNGAVIDEGAQTNVFRNKNKTGMNTNENNNKNISNNNIYDDHNNIYNFFSKNYNSLKNYFFKKRKKEKKTLYNDLYLTPYEKNLKSSLCIGTHIYSKERAVKKCFGLLIEQNVYTVDQPQDDNASSVNKNLENLYFDFPYNKNQIIFKPVFYPYKNVEIINNSFQNYIKNIKWDKLNKLKDAQFYYDTKNKIFNFSKEIYITTKSAIRRFDSPADFIIQTSNRVKDINVQMKKICEKSFNIVHDSILKLSKMSKAS